One genomic window of Amphiura filiformis chromosome 3, Afil_fr2py, whole genome shotgun sequence includes the following:
- the LOC140148691 gene encoding EF-hand calcium-binding domain-containing protein 1-like, producing MTPTMTLPLCVAIVLTVISCAYSKPLRHEKAMDVYIVDSNVPITIANEIAKKHKEVNFKGSAIPNQFLLYDVNHDRRVSLAELAYATDTKIEDAKEPFKAADIDRDWYLSLEEFTQAPWIFEAEGVTMRMDTLDDNN from the exons ATGACTCCAACGATGACACTACCGTTGTGCGTCGCCATCGTACTAACAGTGATATCATGCGCCTATTCCAAACCATTGAGACATGAAAAAGCAATGGATGTATATATAGTAGACTCTAACGTGCCTATTACCATAGCAAATGAAATCGCTAAGAAACACAAAGAAGTGAATTTCAAAGGTTCTGCCATCCCCAACCAATTCCTCTTATACGATGTGAACCACGATAGGAGGGTATCATTGGCAGAACTTGCCTACGCAACAGATACGAAGATAGAAGATGCCAAAGAACCATTCAAAGCAGCAGATATTGACA GGGATTGGTACTTATCTTTGGAAGAGTTCACTCAAGCGCCATGGATATTTGAAGCAGAAGGTGTTACTATGCGTATGGACACACTAGATGACAACAATTAA